One part of the Salvelinus sp. IW2-2015 unplaced genomic scaffold, ASM291031v2 Un_scaffold10184, whole genome shotgun sequence genome encodes these proteins:
- the LOC112079900 gene encoding gastrula zinc finger protein XlCGF17.1 encodes MKIHTGEKPYPCSVCGKQFRERTALRDHQKVHTREKPYPCPDCGKRFAHSGAMKRHLLTHTGEKPYSCSVCGRSYTQIGRLREHERTHSEEKHDCSICWRSFSKATALVAHFRTHTGERPYGCEECGKSYVRTQNLRAHQRKSHSSSLPNPGTGTGEDLAARVKSEEDSVSISDEEEKELMLAGWRKTTTSLTH; translated from the exons gagagaagccgtacCCTTGCTCCGTGTGTGGGAAACAGTTCCGTGAAAGAACAGCCCTCCGAGACCACCAGAAAGTGCACACGAGAGAAAAACCTTACCCTTGCCCCGACTGTGGGAAGAGGTTCGCTCACTCAGGAGCTATGAAGAGACACCTGCTGACACACACCGGAGAAaaaccttactcctgctctgtGTGTGGGAGGAGCTACACCCAGATAGGGCGACTGAGAGAACACGAGCGAACACACAG cGAGGAGAAACACGACTGTTCCATCTGTTGGAGGAGCTTCTCCAAAGCCACGGCCCTCGTCGCTCACTTCAG GACTCACACTGGAGAGAGACCCTACGGCTGTGAGGAGTGTGGGAAGAGCTACGTACGAACCCAGAACCTCCGAGCCCATCAGAGGAAAAGTCACAGCAGCTCACTACCAAACCCTGGGACTGGGACAGGGGAAGACCTGGCTGCAAGGGTGAAGAGTGAAGAGGATTCTGTTAGTATCAGtgatgaagaggagaaggagtTGATGCTAGCAGGGTGGAGGAAAACGACGACTAGCCTTACACATTAG